The Hypanus sabinus isolate sHypSab1 chromosome 5, sHypSab1.hap1, whole genome shotgun sequence genome has a segment encoding these proteins:
- the LOC132393950 gene encoding endoplasmic reticulum aminopeptidase 1-like, whose amino-acid sequence MATAKYLQLIGLITIIVLSVADGVKHDQNSGEEPSYPFRSDGQRFPWNKMRLPDTILPVHYELLLHPNLTTLNFSASVRIEVSIGMDTNSIILHSKQLDIIKATIALLREGGSTEPESNLRLLEYPSYDQIALLSDGLLYSGNTYLINIDYIGNLSDSYHGFYKGSYKTQDGELRVLASTQFEPTAAHMAFPCFDEPAFKAKFTIKIQRESRHITLSNMPIIIWSKERPSFHTVKSTN is encoded by the exons ATGGCAACTGCCAAGTACCTACAATTAATAGGACTTATCACAATTATAGTCCTTTCAGTTGCGGACGGCGTAAAACATGATCAGAATAGTGGGGAGGAGCCAAGTTATCCCTTCAGATCAGATGGGCAGAGATTCCCCTGGAACAAAATGAGATTACCTGACACCATTTTGCCAGTACATTATGAGCTGCTTCTCCACCCAAATCTGACCACGCTGAACTTTTCTGCATCTGTCAGGATTGAAGTTTCCATTGGAATGGATACCAATTCTATCATCTTGCATAGCAAACAGCTCGACATCATCAAGGCAACCATTGCTCTGTTGAGAGAGGGTGGATCAACTGAACCAGAAAGCAACCTGCGTCTTTTGGAATATCCATCATATGATCAAATTGCCCTTCTGTCTGATGGACTCTTATACTCCGGAAATACGTACCTGATAAATATTGACTACATTGGCAATCTTTCGGATAGCTACCATGGTTTTTACAAGGGCAGCTATAAAACACAAGATGGTGAATTAAG AGTGTTGGCTTCTACTCAGTTTGAACCTACTGCAGCACACATGGCTTTTCCGTGCTTTGATGAGCCTGCCTTCAAAGCCAAATTTACAATCAAAATACAACGGGAATCCAGACACATCACTCTCTCCAACATGCCCATT ATTATCTGGTCAAAGGAGCGTCCCTCTTTCCACACTGTGAAATCTACAAACTGA